AAACGCTTTGACTACAAAATGTCGGCACcagacttaataaaatttgcatccaatatgaaaaagatATTCATAAGAATATCTGACTTTAATTTATTGATGAAATACTGTTTTTTAGCAATGTATTAAtactttaaagcatattttcagcattttattgaaaaatactatgtgaatcaagtatgcaaaaaaacattcattgagAAAAGGGACTAAATGGCATTAATTCTTAAGTTAAAATGATACAAATGAAGATTTAATAAATACCACATTCTCTAACTTAAGATTGcctcaatcaaatgttatgaaatttatacacaatgcttattaccacaaaattcAGATAAACTACAAATTGAGTAGCGTCAATTTTACCATTCTTTAGTAATGCTcatatataatgttatatgaaaGTAGGAGCATCACCCGCCCCATGAACACATTCCTCATTTTATGTTGATTaactctttttattcattttctcaGGCCACCCTACAGTTCTGTGTCATTAAACCTGTGATGGCTGTAATCACATTAGTACTTCAAGCCTTCAGTCTGTACAAAGATGGAAACTTCTCGTAAGTAATGATTTATGgattgaatttaaattttagttatttcaTAACTCTTATAGAGCATTAAATTTCCGGGGTTCTACAGATACGCCAGTAACCCCAAAAAATTTATTTAGATACTTTATTAgttttttaaggtggtacctaacactacagggagataactctgtaaagtcagcttaacgtgttaattacgttgtgttgcaaagggaatattaagcttctcaatgatcaaaattggtgtttgtcaaattgctatataaccagtgtaatttttctgactaaatggtcaaagtaaatacatatatgtcaaaactttatgaaaattaaacaaaccaaattaattttagtgaaagtgttgggtaccaccttaattaaaGATAAGACACTTACTGAGTCTCAAGCTTATTACCAGCAAAGCAATTTAGTCAGATTTTGTGTCTTTCTTTTGATAGTTGAGCCTCCTTCTTCAAATATTCTTGATTAACACTTATTTttgttggatatcaatttttcgtggatttcgaAACAGacgaaaattaaatgttcaacgaataccaaattttctataggcttgtatgcagatttcTCCAAAATCATGAAATTAGATATCCATAAATTTTCCTCAAtgcacaaaaattggtatccacataaataaatgaatccacagtatcatcCTTTTGCAAGCCTGAAAAGtttaccaaaaaacaaaaattgtgaaTACACACACATGTCAAAGTTCACTGATTATGCAAGAAAACATCTTTGGAATATTTGTGCAGAAATTCTTTACATATACATTAtattctttcaatattttttaaagaatacagCTCACTAGTAAAACATACTCTACTTTTAATGTGCCAAAACCAAActtgaaataagaaataattaaaaaaaacttgatcaCTTTTTACCCTTGTTCAAATGAAAGAGTCATAAAGACTTTGAATTAATTTGATGTGGTCTTAGTAACATGTAGAACGTCACCATCAGTTTGTGTGTGTTGCCTCAGCATAAATTTCTTGAACACTATACATATATTGTGTAGCTGTTTATACATCATTTGCTGACTCAAATTTAtgatagatttttatttttttagacctgATTCAGGATATTTGTATGTGACCTTGATTTACAACACGTCCATTAGTTTGGCCTTGTATGCTCTGTTCCTGTTTTACTTTGGTACCAAGGAGCTTCTGAGTCCCTACGAACCAATACTGAAGTTCTGTACAATCAAATCTGTCATTTTCTTGTCATTCTGGCAAGGTAAGTAGGCCATCTTATCATGAGTTTTGTTTTAAGTAtctgtgtttttttaaagaaaattgattCATACTGACAAGTTTATACTTTCCTGGATATTTGACTTCATGTTTTTGCACAACATATCAAACAAGACTATACATGCTGTAGAAATTTGAATAACATTGAGCATTTGAATAAGTGGTTTAACTATACCCATGAAATCCACAAACAAAGGAAGAATCCTCTGTTGTTTCAAATGAAGAACAAATTATTACAGTATTCTCTAGAAATATAAGACGGCAAACAAACCTAAACTTCCAGAAGAATAGTAATTCCTAAacacaataataaataacagTTGGTTTAAGTAGCTTTTAAAATGGGTACATACACAAAATGTAATGGAGTTAAATGCAGGAAAACTACTTTACTCTTATAGAGATTATATGTTGTGAAGTGAAAAACCTGCCTAGGCTAGCTACCAAAAAAGGTTGGCTACCTACTCATCTACTTGAACACGGAAAAATAGGCACATATACCAGGTggtatttcagtattttttccCTAAGTACTGCTTTATAAATCCATGTATGTTATTGTAATATTGTAACTTATTAAAagcatttttaagaaaaatgtacATATGGCTttcaaaaaatatcattgaaaaaaacttCATGAATCTTTTAGTCACAAAGTTATGTTCTATAACTGCCTTTACCGCTTacagttctttgattttttttctgtacaggAGTTGTTCTGGCTATCCTTGAGAAAGCACAAGTGATAAGTCCTATTTACTCCGACAATGGACTGTTGAAGGCAGGAGTGGGAACAGTTTCAGCAGGGTATCAGAATTTCTTCATCTGTATAGAAATGTTACTGGCTGCTATTGCCCTCAGGTTAGCCTTCCCACATTCTATATATAGTTCTGGTCCTACCTCCAACACGGGCAAAACAGTGTCACTTCAGAGCATTTCTAGTAGTCTGAAAGAAACAATGAATCCTCGTGACATCATGCAGGATGCTATCCATAATTTTCATCCAAATTATTCACAATACACCCAACAGGGAAGTAAAATCCCACAAGAGGAAGAAGCAGCAGACGGATGGCCATATCGTGACCAGTACCAAAACAGGCCAACACAAAATGGTGTATCTCCTGCCAATAATGTCATACAGACAAGACAACACAATCTGTCTACTACGACTCCTGCAGGAGGTGTACATAGGGGACCACCACCTAACCGTAGGTCTCACAATGAAAAGACCACTCTGCTTTCATCTGATGATGAGTTCCAGTAAAGTGCTGTTAAAATGATATCTTTTAATTAGTGAATGCTGGTTTGATGCAGAGATTTTATATGACAGCATTGTAAAATTATACATTGAGGCTGAAATCTCAAAAGAGTCTAATGTATTTAtagattgaatatttttacacaAAGACATTCAGTTTATGTGTGACATTAAAGAACAAAactgttgtaatttttttcttcaaaatactattttttgttgtaactttgcaaattgttatatatataaactaagGAACAAACAATGAATTCATTTCACAGGTTATTTTAGAGCAAGTTTaacatcatatatttaaaataatatttacattgttTCATCACTAAAGAAATGTGTACAATTGAATACAAAA
The genomic region above belongs to Mytilus trossulus isolate FHL-02 chromosome 7, PNRI_Mtr1.1.1.hap1, whole genome shotgun sequence and contains:
- the LOC134724478 gene encoding transmembrane protein 184B-like, producing MTNNQTNLSSTASPVITTPGEVTTANVTTTGNTTHNHPLIFLQTAAAQGIGGTFAVLGLIITCHQIYLHLRYYTCPNEQRWIIRILFIVPIYSFDSFLSLLFFSNDNYYVYFDSIRDCYEAFVIYSFLSLCFEYLGGESSIMSEIRGKPIKSSWFYCTCCLSGRQYTIGFLRFCKQATLQFCVIKPVMAVITLVLQAFSLYKDGNFSPDSGYLYVTLIYNTSISLALYALFLFYFGTKELLSPYEPILKFCTIKSVIFLSFWQGVVLAILEKAQVISPIYSDNGLLKAGVGTVSAGYQNFFICIEMLLAAIALRLAFPHSIYSSGPTSNTGKTVSLQSISSSLKETMNPRDIMQDAIHNFHPNYSQYTQQGSKIPQEEEAADGWPYRDQYQNRPTQNGVSPANNVIQTRQHNLSTTTPAGGVHRGPPPNRRSHNEKTTLLSSDDEFQ